The following are encoded in a window of Telmatobacter sp. DSM 110680 genomic DNA:
- the serS gene encoding serine--tRNA ligase, which translates to MLDLGFVRGNLEVVEEKLRARGADPVALLGNFRQLDVSRREAITASEQLKARRNELSQQVGALKREGKDATELMDETRLLKDKLDDLDKSATALDEQMRLSLAGIPNLTRDEVPTGKSEEDNVIVKTWGEKPQFAFTPKPHWELGANLGILDLERAAKLSGARFAVYMGAGARLERALISFMLDIHTQKHGYTEVLPPFMVNSKSLFGTGQLPKFADDLFRCSDADAEAVARGEFKDNDHWLIPTAEVPVTNLYRDEILEESLLPICFTAYTPCFRAEAGAAGKDTRGIIRQHQFQKVELVKFARPDQSGSEHERLTRDAEEILEALKLPYRRMLLCTADTGFSSAKTFDLEVWLPGQQLYREISSCSNFEAFQARRANIRFKPSTKGKNEFVHTLNGSGLAVGRTWLAILENYQQADGSVIVPEVLRPYMGGLERITAQEQK; encoded by the coding sequence ATGCTCGATCTGGGATTTGTCCGGGGCAACCTGGAAGTAGTCGAAGAAAAACTGCGTGCCCGCGGTGCCGATCCTGTTGCGCTTCTTGGCAATTTCCGGCAACTCGATGTGAGCCGCCGCGAAGCCATCACTGCCTCCGAACAGCTCAAAGCCCGTCGCAACGAACTGTCGCAGCAAGTCGGCGCTCTTAAGCGCGAAGGTAAAGACGCCACCGAATTGATGGACGAGACGCGCCTCCTCAAAGACAAGCTAGACGACCTAGACAAGTCCGCCACCGCACTCGACGAGCAAATGCGGCTTTCTTTGGCCGGCATTCCAAATCTCACCCGTGACGAAGTGCCCACCGGCAAGTCTGAAGAAGACAACGTTATCGTAAAAACCTGGGGCGAAAAACCGCAGTTCGCATTCACACCGAAACCTCATTGGGAACTCGGCGCAAATCTCGGCATCCTCGACCTTGAACGCGCCGCGAAGCTGAGCGGTGCGCGATTCGCCGTATACATGGGTGCAGGAGCCCGCCTCGAGCGAGCCCTGATTAGCTTCATGCTCGACATCCACACCCAGAAGCACGGCTACACCGAAGTCCTGCCGCCCTTCATGGTCAATTCCAAAAGTCTCTTCGGTACCGGCCAGCTTCCCAAGTTCGCCGATGACCTCTTTCGTTGCTCTGACGCGGACGCGGAAGCCGTTGCGCGTGGAGAGTTCAAAGACAACGACCATTGGCTCATCCCCACCGCTGAAGTCCCCGTCACCAATCTCTACCGCGACGAAATCCTCGAAGAGTCCCTCTTGCCCATCTGCTTCACGGCGTACACACCCTGCTTCCGCGCCGAAGCCGGAGCCGCCGGCAAAGACACGCGTGGCATCATCCGCCAGCACCAGTTTCAAAAAGTCGAGCTGGTCAAATTCGCGCGTCCCGATCAATCGGGCTCAGAGCACGAGCGGCTGACCCGCGACGCAGAAGAGATTCTCGAAGCCCTCAAGCTTCCCTACCGCCGCATGCTGCTCTGCACCGCCGATACCGGCTTCAGTTCCGCCAAGACCTTCGATCTCGAAGTCTGGCTTCCCGGCCAGCAGCTTTACCGCGAAATCTCTTCCTGCTCCAACTTCGAAGCCTTCCAGGCCCGTCGCGCTAACATCCGTTTCAAGCCCTCCACCAAGGGCAAGAACGAATTCGTGCACACCCTCAACGGCAGCGGACTCGCAGTCGGCCGCACCTGGCTCGCGATTCTTGAAAACTACCAACAGGCCGATGGCTCGGTAATTGTCCCCGAGGTCCTCCGCCCTTACATGGGCGGTCTCGAGCGAATTACCGCGCAGGAGCAAAAATGA
- a CDS encoding glycosyltransferase family 39 protein, whose amino-acid sequence MRAAFWILAALLAGALLRFWMLKHFYEVTGDALIYGGIAKNLLLYGRYALTVGTGETYPTLIRLPGYPLFLSMCFKLFGMENYAAAAWAQIVLELAGCLLLADFARHVAPARLSRGAAFGTLWLAVLCPFTAVYAANPLTEGPTLFAIALAMWSVVQFAERPGWRPALGFTFAVTYAALLRPDGALVALAFAPSLLVVLRRKKRLVWIRGGVSRMMAVCVLLAVVPFAAWTWRNWRTFHVIEPLAPRYATDPGESTQAGWISWVKTWCLDFVSTYEVYWNVPGDTLDISKLPPRAFDSQEQYAETAALANAYNNSGQSLTPEIDARFAKLAAERSAAHPLRSHVLLPLGRVLDMWLRPRVENLPIDLDWWVYKHHYAETRFSWFYAGLNALYLLLGIAGLCMRPKMWPWMLAYMMLRSALLLTVEAPEARYTLECFPMLFVLGGIALYRLTNWVLLSVPKAKASAGRG is encoded by the coding sequence ATGCGCGCCGCTTTTTGGATTCTGGCGGCCCTCCTGGCAGGAGCCCTACTTCGGTTTTGGATGCTGAAGCACTTCTACGAGGTCACCGGCGACGCGCTGATCTATGGTGGGATCGCCAAAAATCTGCTTCTCTACGGGCGCTATGCGCTGACGGTGGGAACGGGCGAGACGTATCCCACGCTGATCAGGCTGCCGGGGTATCCGCTGTTTCTATCGATGTGCTTCAAATTGTTTGGAATGGAGAACTACGCGGCGGCAGCGTGGGCGCAGATTGTGCTCGAGCTCGCGGGATGTCTGTTGCTGGCGGATTTTGCAAGGCATGTTGCTCCGGCGCGGCTTAGCCGGGGAGCTGCATTTGGCACATTGTGGCTGGCGGTCCTTTGTCCGTTTACGGCGGTGTATGCGGCTAATCCGCTGACCGAGGGGCCTACGCTGTTTGCGATCGCGCTGGCGATGTGGAGTGTCGTGCAATTCGCGGAACGGCCGGGGTGGCGTCCGGCGCTCGGGTTCACGTTTGCCGTGACCTATGCGGCGTTGCTGCGGCCGGATGGGGCGCTCGTGGCCTTGGCGTTTGCGCCGTCGCTGCTGGTGGTGCTGCGGCGCAAGAAGAGGCTCGTGTGGATACGCGGGGGAGTGTCGCGCATGATGGCGGTCTGTGTGCTGCTGGCGGTGGTGCCATTCGCGGCGTGGACGTGGCGCAACTGGCGGACGTTTCATGTGATTGAGCCGCTGGCGCCGCGGTATGCGACCGATCCGGGGGAGTCAACGCAGGCGGGATGGATCAGCTGGGTGAAGACGTGGTGTTTGGATTTTGTTTCGACGTACGAGGTGTACTGGAATGTTCCGGGGGATACGCTCGATATTTCGAAGCTGCCGCCGCGGGCATTTGATTCGCAGGAACAATACGCGGAGACCGCAGCTCTGGCAAATGCGTACAACAACAGCGGTCAGAGCCTGACACCGGAGATCGACGCGCGGTTTGCGAAACTGGCTGCAGAAAGAAGCGCTGCGCATCCATTGCGATCGCATGTGCTGCTGCCGCTGGGGCGCGTTCTGGATATGTGGCTGCGGCCGCGGGTGGAGAATCTGCCGATCGATCTGGATTGGTGGGTGTACAAGCACCACTACGCGGAGACGCGCTTCAGTTGGTTTTATGCGGGGTTGAATGCGCTGTATCTGCTGCTAGGGATTGCGGGACTGTGCATGCGGCCGAAAATGTGGCCGTGGATGCTGGCATACATGATGCTGCGCAGTGCGCTTCTACTTACAGTGGAAGCACCCGAGGCGCGGTATACGCTCGAGTGCTTTCCGATGTTGTTTGTGCTGGGCGGGATTGCGCTCTATCGGTTGACGAACTGGGTTTTGCTGTCGGTCCCCAAGGCGAAGGCGTCGGCTGGCAGAGGCTGA
- a CDS encoding outer-membrane lipoprotein carrier protein LolA: MLFGKKTLLAASLAFFFASITPSLSAQDLKSVLAKLDAASANFHSTIANFEFDSSQTDPVPDTDVQKGIVYYDRKNNVMRMGIHIDEDNGKPVPKVIVVSGGEFQLYEKLINQVTRSKKAGKYESYLVLGFGASGKDLQQKFDVKYAGEETVGGVKTERLDLVAKDPDVLKLFPKITIWIDPARGVSLKQYFDEGQGQSRTCTYTNIKVNQPLPADAFALGTDSKTQFVNR; the protein is encoded by the coding sequence ATGCTCTTCGGAAAGAAAACCTTGCTGGCCGCGTCGCTCGCGTTCTTCTTCGCGTCGATCACCCCAAGCCTGTCCGCTCAGGACTTGAAGTCCGTGCTCGCCAAACTTGATGCCGCCTCCGCAAACTTCCATTCAACCATTGCCAACTTCGAATTCGATAGCAGCCAGACGGATCCAGTGCCTGACACCGACGTTCAGAAAGGCATTGTCTACTACGACCGAAAGAACAACGTCATGCGGATGGGCATCCACATTGACGAGGACAATGGGAAACCTGTTCCAAAGGTCATCGTTGTTTCCGGCGGCGAGTTCCAACTGTATGAGAAACTGATCAACCAGGTCACGCGCTCCAAAAAAGCCGGCAAATACGAAAGCTATCTTGTACTCGGCTTCGGCGCCAGCGGCAAAGACCTTCAACAGAAATTCGACGTGAAGTATGCCGGCGAAGAAACCGTAGGCGGCGTGAAGACAGAGAGGTTGGACCTGGTTGCCAAAGACCCGGATGTCCTCAAGCTCTTCCCGAAAATCACCATCTGGATTGATCCGGCGCGCGGCGTCAGCTTGAAGCAGTACTTTGACGAGGGCCAGGGCCAGTCGCGTACCTGCACCTACACAAACATCAAGGTCAATCAGCCTCTGCCAGCCGACGCCTTCGCCTTGGGGACCGACAGCAAAACCCAGTTCGTCAACCGATAG
- a CDS encoding glycosyltransferase, translating to MLDKQIFFDPQRTRWKRLRRILDITAVASTLVLAGFIFNVLRGQRLPELLLPTQKHTYRGLQNKPALARGQKPAHSARRKTDRKPSDIPFNTGEGVRAAYYIPSDAASYSSLKEHIHQIDLLFPQWLHYDAPSLDLQGTTSDGHEFPIFQGGAIHDPDENNKIKRVIQQAREDTEIFPHLDNFNARTQSWDAGMGEIIKDPAKRNQIRQDLMRLLAAFPGYHGLSFDFESLSEDARPAYLAMIQELYADLHARHLHLYVNVPVSTPTDELKVISANSDGVVLMNYDEHEVDSQPGPIASQDWFVANLTRVLKSKSVPIEKLICAVGNYGYDWEMSIPDPKARDPKQRSPRVVDTEEMPHVSDVWQRASDADADLDLDYNSLNPHFEYIDEDTHTRHVVWFLDGVTLLNEMRAARGLGLQTFALWRLGSEDRAMWNVWDKPSNPVSPDALSTLQPGHDVDNQGSGDILRVTGLPQTGKRTVTVDTDETDPRKKLIIDEHMDVFPHTYMVEYYGYHPNQVAISFDDGPDPKWTPKVLDILRQKNVKGTFMMIGAEAQENIGLMQRVQREGHEIGNHTFFHPDISEIPTDRLDLEVKLTERLFASKLGVQPLYFRPPYDIDEEPETDDQAAPVVRVQQLGLTVVGNKIDTNDWDERNPKSPAEITHFVLDQLNTMKLKPQFRGSIILMHDGGGDRSVTIATLPYLIDALRAKGYTIVPVSSLMGMTTAQVMPALTARQYFRAIPDSIAFSALSIIGRFIVLVFFLGDVLMSARLIIVGIFAVIDRLRRPHRQASPGFSPRVAVLIPAYNEEKVIVRTVRSALNSDYPNLHVIVIDDGSKDRTFEVAREAYAKDIAAGRVQVLTKANGGKAAALNYALERIDEEFYVGIDADTVIAMDAVSKLIPHFEDESIGAVAGNAKVGNRVNLWTRWQALEYITSQNFERRALDLFNVVMVVPGAIGAWRTAGVKTAGGYPINTVAEDADLTMNLLEQKYKVVYEDRALAFTEAPIDASGLMRQRFRWSFGILQAVWKHRMAFVRNKAMGLFALPNILIFQMFLPLVSPFIDLMFLAGLVHYLVDRHYHPEAASAASLEKLLAYFGAFLLIDFVTSTIAFSLERRHPANKGDGWLLFHIWLQRFAYRQVFSIVLAKTLKRAIDGKPFNWDKLERTAKMSKQTEALTM from the coding sequence ATGCTTGATAAACAGATATTTTTCGATCCCCAGCGAACACGATGGAAGCGCCTCCGCCGCATTCTCGATATAACTGCAGTGGCGTCAACGCTGGTGCTCGCCGGCTTTATCTTCAATGTACTCCGCGGCCAGCGCTTGCCTGAACTCCTGCTCCCCACGCAGAAACACACCTATAGAGGCCTGCAAAACAAGCCCGCCCTCGCCCGCGGCCAGAAGCCGGCTCATTCCGCCCGCCGCAAAACAGATCGCAAGCCCTCCGACATTCCCTTCAACACTGGTGAAGGCGTGCGTGCCGCTTACTACATCCCGTCAGATGCGGCCAGCTACTCGTCGCTCAAGGAACACATCCATCAGATCGACCTGCTCTTCCCCCAATGGCTACACTATGACGCCCCGTCCCTCGATCTCCAGGGAACCACTTCTGACGGCCATGAATTCCCCATCTTCCAGGGCGGCGCAATCCACGACCCCGACGAAAACAACAAAATCAAGCGCGTCATCCAGCAGGCCCGCGAAGACACTGAAATCTTTCCTCACCTCGACAACTTCAATGCGCGCACCCAAAGCTGGGACGCAGGCATGGGCGAGATCATCAAGGACCCAGCCAAACGCAACCAAATCCGTCAGGATCTGATGCGCCTGCTGGCCGCATTCCCCGGCTATCACGGTCTTTCCTTCGACTTTGAAAGTCTGAGTGAAGATGCCCGCCCTGCGTATCTCGCCATGATCCAGGAGCTGTACGCCGACTTGCACGCGCGTCATCTTCACCTCTACGTCAACGTGCCTGTTTCGACTCCCACCGACGAGCTGAAGGTGATCTCCGCCAACTCCGACGGCGTTGTGCTGATGAACTACGACGAGCACGAAGTTGATTCGCAGCCTGGCCCCATCGCCAGTCAGGATTGGTTCGTCGCCAATCTGACGCGTGTGCTCAAATCCAAATCCGTTCCCATTGAGAAGCTCATCTGTGCCGTCGGCAACTACGGCTACGACTGGGAAATGTCCATCCCTGATCCGAAGGCACGCGATCCTAAACAGCGTTCTCCGCGTGTGGTCGACACCGAAGAAATGCCGCACGTTTCCGACGTCTGGCAGCGAGCCAGCGATGCCGATGCCGACCTCGACCTCGATTACAACTCACTCAATCCTCACTTCGAGTACATCGACGAAGACACACACACCCGCCACGTCGTCTGGTTCCTGGATGGCGTTACACTGCTCAACGAAATGCGAGCCGCCCGCGGCCTTGGCCTTCAAACTTTCGCGCTGTGGAGGCTCGGCTCTGAAGATCGCGCCATGTGGAATGTCTGGGACAAGCCCAGCAATCCTGTCTCACCAGATGCGCTCAGCACGCTGCAACCCGGACACGACGTGGATAACCAGGGCTCCGGCGACATACTTCGCGTAACTGGCTTGCCCCAAACCGGCAAGCGCACCGTGACCGTAGATACTGATGAAACCGACCCGCGTAAGAAGCTCATCATCGACGAGCACATGGATGTGTTTCCACACACCTACATGGTCGAGTACTACGGCTACCATCCCAACCAGGTCGCCATCTCTTTCGATGACGGTCCCGATCCCAAGTGGACTCCCAAAGTCCTCGATATCCTGCGCCAGAAAAACGTCAAGGGAACGTTCATGATGATTGGTGCGGAGGCCCAGGAGAATATCGGCCTCATGCAGCGCGTGCAGCGCGAAGGCCATGAAATCGGCAATCACACTTTCTTCCATCCGGATATCAGCGAAATTCCAACTGATCGGCTCGATCTTGAGGTCAAGCTCACAGAACGCCTCTTCGCGAGCAAACTCGGCGTGCAGCCTCTCTATTTCCGTCCTCCCTACGACATCGATGAGGAACCCGAAACCGATGACCAGGCCGCTCCAGTGGTCCGCGTACAACAACTGGGCCTGACCGTAGTTGGCAACAAGATCGACACCAATGACTGGGATGAACGCAACCCGAAATCTCCCGCCGAGATCACTCATTTTGTTCTCGACCAGCTAAACACCATGAAACTGAAGCCGCAGTTTCGCGGCTCCATCATCCTTATGCATGATGGCGGCGGCGACCGCTCCGTCACCATCGCCACTCTTCCCTATCTCATCGACGCTCTGCGCGCGAAAGGTTATACCATCGTCCCGGTCTCGTCTTTGATGGGCATGACCACCGCGCAGGTCATGCCGGCGCTGACCGCGAGACAATACTTCCGTGCCATCCCCGACTCCATCGCCTTCTCCGCGCTTTCCATCATTGGCCGCTTTATAGTTCTAGTTTTTTTCCTCGGCGACGTCCTGATGAGCGCGCGCCTCATTATCGTTGGCATCTTCGCCGTTATTGATCGCCTGCGTCGCCCCCATCGTCAGGCGTCGCCAGGCTTCAGTCCTCGCGTGGCTGTGCTCATTCCCGCCTACAACGAAGAGAAGGTCATCGTCCGAACCGTGCGATCCGCGCTCAACTCTGACTACCCAAATCTGCATGTCATCGTCATTGACGACGGCTCAAAGGATCGCACCTTTGAAGTAGCGCGCGAGGCCTACGCTAAAGACATCGCCGCCGGGCGCGTGCAGGTACTCACCAAGGCCAACGGAGGCAAAGCCGCCGCCCTCAACTATGCGCTCGAACGCATCGACGAAGAGTTCTACGTCGGCATCGATGCCGATACCGTCATTGCCATGGATGCGGTGTCAAAACTGATTCCGCACTTCGAAGATGAGAGCATCGGCGCTGTCGCCGGAAATGCCAAGGTCGGCAACCGCGTCAATCTCTGGACCCGCTGGCAGGCGCTCGAATACATCACCAGCCAGAACTTCGAACGCCGCGCTCTCGACCTTTTCAACGTGGTCATGGTCGTTCCGGGCGCCATCGGCGCTTGGCGCACCGCCGGAGTTAAAACAGCGGGCGGCTATCCCATCAATACCGTCGCCGAAGATGCCGACCTGACCATGAATCTGCTCGAGCAGAAATATAAAGTTGTCTACGAAGATCGGGCGCTTGCATTCACCGAGGCTCCCATCGATGCCAGCGGTCTTATGCGTCAGCGCTTTCGCTGGTCCTTCGGAATCCTGCAGGCCGTCTGGAAACATCGCATGGCCTTCGTCCGTAACAAAGCAATGGGGCTTTTCGCGCTTCCCAACATCCTCATCTTCCAGATGTTTCTTCCGCTCGTCTCCCCGTTCATCGATCTCATGTTCCTCGCCGGTCTGGTGCATTATCTCGTCGATCGCCACTATCACCCCGAAGCAGCATCAGCCGCGAGCCTCGAAAAACTCCTCGCCTACTTCGGCGCGTTCCTGCTCATCGACTTCGTGACTTCAACCATCGCTTTCAGCCTTGAGCGTCGCCACCCCGCCAACAAGGGAGACGGATGGCTGCTTTTCCACATCTGGCTGCAGCGCTTTGCCTATCGTCAGGTCTTCTCCATCGTGCTGGCGAAAACACTCAAACGTGCCATCGATGGCAAGCCCTTCAATTGGGACAAACTCGAGCGCACCGCCAAAATGAGCAAACAAACTGAAGCGTTAACGATGTGA
- a CDS encoding MBL fold metallo-hydrolase, with product MSEAKDLLLSALTIKNPSGAFLANRYYAGPLTDHFDGKQFYHPGLPSTDKSLCDLLRWKLFSRPARWPDTIEARSGLRPDARVEGLRITAIGHSSLLIQTAGVNILVDPVWSDRTSPFTWTGPMRHNPPAVSLTDLPPIHAVLVTHNHYDHMDTATISALWHQHKPTVISPLGNDAVIRKDAPEVQVQTGDWWQSFTLSDQVQATIVPAYHWSARNLGDRRLALWGGFILDTPAGTIYCAGDTAYQDGKIFTEIRSRRGAPLVAILPIGAYDPRWFMSTQHTNPDEAVQIAIDIGAKHLLGVHWATFQLTDEPWEEPAQLLDAAMRDRNPQSLTAQAVRPGDIWEV from the coding sequence GTGAGCGAAGCGAAGGATCTGCTTCTTAGTGCGCTGACGATCAAAAATCCATCAGGAGCATTCTTGGCAAATCGCTATTACGCAGGCCCCCTGACCGACCACTTCGACGGCAAGCAGTTCTACCACCCCGGCCTCCCCTCCACAGACAAGAGCCTTTGCGATCTGCTCCGCTGGAAACTATTCAGCCGTCCGGCCCGTTGGCCCGACACCATAGAGGCACGCTCCGGCCTTAGGCCCGACGCCCGCGTGGAAGGCCTCCGCATCACTGCCATCGGCCACTCCTCACTCTTGATCCAAACCGCCGGCGTTAACATCCTCGTCGATCCGGTCTGGTCAGACCGCACCAGCCCGTTCACGTGGACCGGCCCCATGCGCCACAACCCGCCGGCCGTCTCTCTCACAGATCTGCCGCCCATCCACGCCGTGCTCGTCACTCACAACCACTACGACCACATGGACACCGCAACCATCTCCGCCCTCTGGCATCAGCACAAACCAACCGTGATTTCACCCCTCGGCAACGATGCGGTCATCCGCAAAGACGCACCCGAAGTCCAAGTCCAGACCGGTGACTGGTGGCAAAGCTTCACACTTTCCGATCAAGTCCAAGCCACCATTGTTCCCGCATACCACTGGTCCGCCCGCAACCTCGGCGATCGTCGCCTCGCCCTCTGGGGCGGATTTATTCTCGACACTCCTGCAGGCACGATCTACTGCGCAGGCGACACCGCGTATCAGGACGGAAAGATCTTCACCGAAATTCGCAGCCGCCGTGGCGCACCGCTGGTGGCAATTCTCCCCATTGGCGCCTACGATCCGCGCTGGTTCATGAGCACCCAGCACACCAACCCCGACGAGGCTGTACAGATCGCTATCGACATCGGCGCAAAGCATCTCCTCGGCGTCCATTGGGCCACCTTCCAACTCACCGACGAACCATGGGAAGAACCGGCTCAGTTGCTAGACGCCGCCATGCGCGACCGCAATCCACAATCCCTGACCGCCCAAGCCGTCCGCCCCGGCGACATCTGGGAAGTTTGA
- a CDS encoding NAD(P)/FAD-dependent oxidoreductase — protein MSELTKPLPVGEANKRPRVVIVGAGFGGLHAALALRNLTVDVTVVDRRNHHTFQPLLYQVALAVLSPADIAQPIRTILRHQTHTEVLMDEVAAIDVEARRVTLASGTQLGYDYLVLATGATHSYFGKNEWAPFAPGLKSIEDALEIRRRVLLAFELAERHMQEHGWHPPLNFVIIGGGPTGVELAGAISDIAKLYMKHDFRHIDPSKARVMLLDNGPRVLAAYPEDLSAKAERELFQLGVEVHTKSHVTNVGAGWVEANDQRIEAAVILWAAGVQASPLGKMLGAPMDKRGCVIVDANLNPPGLPEVFVLGDLAHFEQDGRQVPGVAQPAMQMGDHVGKMIAADLARQQRPAFRYFDKGDMATIGRMAAVAKVEWPFKAHLSGFPAWLTWIAVHIFFLIGFRNRIAVFWQWVWNYFMFRSSARLITGDQRLPGWQDQIDAGPAPAEEARTVEVR, from the coding sequence ATGAGCGAACTGACGAAACCCCTACCGGTGGGAGAGGCGAACAAACGTCCGCGCGTAGTCATCGTGGGTGCTGGATTTGGCGGTCTGCATGCGGCTCTGGCGCTGCGCAACCTGACCGTAGACGTCACGGTTGTTGATCGCCGCAATCACCACACATTTCAACCGTTGCTCTACCAGGTAGCACTTGCCGTCCTTTCGCCGGCCGACATCGCCCAGCCGATCCGCACCATACTCCGTCATCAAACCCACACTGAAGTCCTCATGGACGAGGTCGCCGCGATCGACGTCGAGGCGCGCCGCGTCACCCTCGCATCGGGCACGCAACTGGGTTACGACTACCTCGTCCTTGCCACCGGCGCAACCCATTCCTACTTTGGAAAGAACGAATGGGCGCCATTCGCTCCCGGTCTCAAAAGCATTGAAGACGCTCTCGAAATCCGACGCCGCGTGCTGCTTGCCTTCGAACTCGCCGAGCGCCACATGCAGGAACATGGTTGGCATCCTCCGCTGAACTTCGTGATCATTGGCGGAGGCCCTACTGGCGTCGAGCTAGCCGGCGCGATCAGCGATATCGCCAAGCTTTACATGAAGCATGACTTCCGGCATATCGATCCCTCCAAGGCGCGCGTCATGCTTCTCGACAACGGCCCGCGCGTGCTGGCCGCCTACCCAGAGGATCTTTCCGCAAAAGCGGAGCGCGAACTCTTTCAGCTCGGGGTCGAGGTCCACACCAAAAGCCACGTCACCAATGTCGGCGCCGGCTGGGTTGAAGCCAATGACCAGCGTATCGAAGCGGCAGTGATCCTGTGGGCTGCGGGGGTGCAGGCTTCGCCGTTGGGAAAAATGCTGGGTGCTCCCATGGACAAGCGTGGCTGTGTCATCGTCGACGCCAATCTGAACCCTCCCGGCCTCCCCGAAGTATTTGTCCTCGGCGACCTCGCTCACTTTGAGCAGGACGGCCGCCAAGTGCCAGGTGTCGCGCAACCCGCCATGCAGATGGGCGACCACGTAGGCAAAATGATTGCCGCCGACCTCGCCCGGCAGCAGCGCCCGGCCTTCCGCTACTTTGACAAGGGAGATATGGCGACCATTGGCCGCATGGCCGCCGTAGCCAAAGTCGAGTGGCCATTCAAGGCGCACTTAAGCGGTTTTCCGGCGTGGCTGACGTGGATCGCGGTGCACATCTTCTTCCTCATCGGCTTCCGTAACCGGATTGCCGTCTTTTGGCAATGGGTATGGAACTACTTCATGTTCCGGAGCAGTGCCAGGCTCATCACCGGAGATCAGCGACTCCCCGGTTGGCAGGACCAAATCGATGCCGGCCCGGCCCCAGCCGAGGAAGCCCGCACCGTCGAAGTGCGTTGA